From the Xenorhabdus ishibashii genome, one window contains:
- the folD gene encoding bifunctional methylenetetrahydrofolate dehydrogenase/methenyltetrahydrofolate cyclohydrolase FolD: MSAKIIDGKTIAQTIRNEVAEKVRQRVAAGKRAPGLAVVLVGENPASQIYVASKRRACEEVGFMSRSYDLPDTTSEAELLSLIDDLNADAQIDGILVQLPLPAGIDNVKVLERIHPDKDVDGFHPYNIGRLCQRAPKLRPCTPRGIVTLLERCNINTYGLNAVIIGASNIVGRPMSLELLLAGCTTTVTHRFTKNLRQHIEQADLLVVAVGKPNFIPGEWIKPGAIVVDVGINRLENGKVIGDVDFDKASERASWISPVPGGVGPMTVATLIQNTLQACEEYHDVDTTEGY; encoded by the coding sequence ATGTCAGCAAAAATTATTGATGGGAAAACGATTGCGCAGACAATCAGAAACGAAGTTGCAGAAAAAGTCAGGCAACGTGTTGCCGCCGGAAAACGAGCGCCAGGTCTTGCCGTCGTTTTAGTGGGAGAAAATCCTGCTTCTCAAATTTATGTCGCCAGCAAACGCCGCGCTTGTGAAGAAGTCGGGTTTATGTCCCGCTCTTATGACCTGCCTGATACTACCAGCGAAGCTGAATTACTCTCCCTGATAGATGATCTGAACGCCGATGCGCAAATCGATGGTATTTTGGTTCAACTCCCTTTACCTGCCGGCATTGATAATGTCAAAGTACTGGAACGCATTCATCCTGATAAGGATGTGGATGGTTTCCACCCTTATAATATCGGTCGTCTGTGCCAGCGCGCCCCGAAACTGCGCCCTTGTACTCCCCGTGGAATTGTAACTCTACTTGAACGCTGCAATATCAATACCTATGGACTAAATGCCGTTATTATCGGTGCTTCTAATATCGTTGGGCGCCCGATGAGCCTTGAATTGCTATTGGCAGGCTGTACAACCACAGTAACGCATCGCTTTACCAAAAATTTGCGTCAGCATATCGAACAGGCGGATTTACTGGTCGTTGCTGTTGGTAAGCCAAACTTTATTCCCGGTGAGTGGATTAAGCCAGGTGCAATTGTGGTTGATGTTGGCATTAATCGGCTGGAAAATGGCAAAGTTATCGGTGATGTGGATTTCGATAAGGCATCAGAACGCGCAAGTTGGATCTCCCCTGTACCTGGTGGTGTCGGGCCGATGACCGTTGCAACACTGATTCAAAATACCTTGCAAGCTTGCGAGGAATATCATGATGTAGATACAACTGAAGGTTATTGA
- a CDS encoding tyrosine-type recombinase/integrase has protein sequence MKLTARQVDTAKPKEKPYKLADGGGLYLLVNPNGSRYWRLKYRIAGKEKLLALGVYPEISLAEARTKRNDARRTLSDGHDPIEEKRAEKAAKVFAVSNSFESIAIEWHEYKCPNWSQGYAEDILEYLKKDIFPYIGKRAVTEIKPAEMLAVLRKMEQRGVLDKLKKTRQACRQIFTYAVITGRAEFNPVTDLASALKTPKQKHFPHLLADQLHDFLIALSGYSGSQVTQSATRMLMLTGVRTIELRESEWAEFDFDNDLWQIPAERMKMRRPHIVPLSNQVKSILIKLHEITGRGKYVFPGRNDAGKPMSEAAINQVIKRIGYDGRATGHGFRHTMSTILHEQGYNTAWIETQLAHVDKNSIRGTYNHAQYLDGRREMLQWYADHMEMLERGENVLIEKFGKRA, from the coding sequence ATGAAGCTAACAGCCCGACAGGTGGACACTGCAAAGCCGAAAGAAAAACCCTACAAACTTGCAGATGGTGGCGGACTATATCTATTAGTTAACCCTAATGGCTCTCGCTACTGGCGGTTAAAGTATCGGATCGCTGGCAAAGAAAAATTGCTCGCGTTAGGGGTATATCCTGAAATCTCCCTTGCCGAAGCTCGAACCAAGAGAAATGATGCGCGGCGGACGCTATCGGATGGTCATGATCCGATAGAGGAAAAAAGGGCTGAAAAAGCAGCCAAAGTATTTGCGGTCAGCAATAGTTTTGAATCCATCGCTATTGAATGGCACGAATATAAATGCCCAAACTGGTCACAAGGGTATGCCGAAGACATACTGGAATATCTGAAAAAAGACATCTTCCCGTATATTGGTAAACGTGCTGTTACCGAGATTAAACCTGCTGAAATGCTGGCTGTGCTCCGAAAAATGGAGCAACGCGGTGTTTTGGATAAACTGAAGAAAACCAGACAGGCGTGTCGGCAAATTTTTACCTATGCCGTTATTACCGGACGGGCTGAATTCAATCCCGTTACTGACCTTGCCAGCGCACTGAAAACTCCCAAACAAAAGCACTTCCCACACCTTTTAGCCGACCAACTGCATGATTTTCTTATCGCCCTGAGTGGTTATAGTGGTAGCCAAGTGACGCAATCAGCAACACGTATGCTGATGCTGACCGGAGTACGTACTATTGAGCTGAGAGAATCGGAATGGGCTGAATTTGATTTCGATAACGATCTCTGGCAAATCCCCGCCGAGCGAATGAAAATGCGTCGCCCTCATATTGTCCCACTGTCAAATCAGGTTAAAAGCATTCTTATTAAACTGCATGAGATTACAGGACGCGGGAAATACGTTTTCCCCGGTCGTAACGATGCGGGTAAGCCAATGAGTGAGGCAGCCATCAATCAGGTTATTAAGCGTATTGGTTATGACGGCAGGGCAACAGGCCACGGTTTCCGCCATACCATGAGTACTATCCTGCATGAGCAAGGCTATAACACAGCTTGGATTGAAACTCAGCTTGCTCATGTTGACAAGAATAGCATTCGTGGTACTTACAACCACGCTCAGTATCTGGATGGTCGCCGGGAAATGCTGCAATGGTATGCGGATCATATGGAGATGCTGGAACGAGGCGAAAATGTGCTGATTGAAAAATTTGGCAAAAGGGCGTAA